Proteins co-encoded in one Fusarium fujikuroi IMI 58289 draft genome, chromosome FFUJ_chr06 genomic window:
- a CDS encoding related to ankyrin 3, translated as MEGTPRQHRHYGETSDAPHESQKNYRHCPRDEVRLSYNEYTIAWICALPIEMSAAITMLDQTHKDLPGLDNDINTYKLGSIENKHNIVIACLPKNHYGTNNASNVLTNLVRTFPSIRLGLMVGIGGAAPGAVDIRLGDVVVGTFVTQYDFGKTIGEGEMYSTATPRIPDQLLNTAVSSLEAKHEGGVKEFPRILKERFQRLVEYDRTTLIDNLFITSYDHVDPQAINCDQCDSSKVVERDPRSTKDPVIHHGGIASGNQVMRSSKQRDRLAQQLNIVCFEMEAAGLMNILPCLPIRGICDYSDSHKNKEWQRYAAATAAAYARELLTVLASQPATRLSSARHIPYGIPFSLQDMPVSDHFIDRPADRAALEDCLLPKQGANARRKLFILHGLGGIGKTQLAVDFARRHKTAFSAIFWLDGRSEDQLRHSLANCATRIPELNASNQGSKDELDAAVMAMMTWVSRPDNTRWLLIFDNVDQEHQRGGAYGSYDLRKYLPADQGSILVTTRLSRLQQLGDSKELTNVDHSLSLAIMEEWYGDKLDPDSSSKELLELLELLEGLPLALAQAGSFLRETGIDIPTYLQNYHLQWDRLMSSEDSPLVDYEHGSVATTWAVSLNAVKAENEDSVNILRLWAFINNKDLWFGLFEVVTNRLYTDLWPAWLSNIARDTLRFAKAMGLLLRYSMIQARVEPRGSYSIHPVVHRWVLNLETDAQQRREFASLALCLVGHSVPHETSTAYWTVNQRLLPHADSCSFWICQPEFKQEQNPFESLAIGSLGLLYDDLDKSSQAEEMHVQAMWSLEKTFGREHETTLAIMNNLAISYAKLGKNDEAQEIFDRVLQGKEKVYGHDHPSTLHTISNLASLYTGQGKLSEAKKLCIRALNGMERTLEQDDIPGHLPRDISILETTFTLGHIYKKELQLAKAEELFNMACMGYQRERGSDHPRTLDAFFHLGQVLFLQGKLTQAKEMIVKSVEGYKKTLGPANKQTLKRISFLEVLFASR; from the exons ATGGAGGGAACGCCGAGGCAACATCGGCACTATGGTGAAACGTCAGATGCCCCTCATGAGAGCCAGAAAAATTACCGCCACTGCCCTCGAGATGAGGTTCGCCTCTCATACAATGAGTACACCATCGCTTGGATTTGTGCGCTGCCTATTGAGATGTCTGCAGCCATCACCATGCTGGACCAAACCCATAAGGACCTCCCAGGCCTGGACAATGACATCAATACGTACAAACTCGGGAGCATCGAGAATAAACacaacatcgtcatcgcGTGCCTGCCCAAAAATCACTACGGGACAAATAACGCATCAAATGTGCTGACAAATTTGGTCCGCACGTTTCCATCAATTCGGCTGGGTCTAATGGTTGGGATTGGGGGTGCAGCGCCTGGAGCGGTCGACATAAGACTGGGCGATGTTGTTGTCGGCACATTCGTCACGCAGTATGATTTCGGAAAGACGATAGGCGAGGGCGAAATGTACTCTACTGCCACACCTAGGATTCCTGACCAACTACTCAACACAGCGGTGTCATCGCTCGAAGCCAAACATGAAGGAGGAGTCAAGGAATTCCCGCGCATCCTAAAGGAGAGATTTCAAAGATTAGTCGAGTACGATCGCACTACATTGATCGACAATCTCTTTATTACCTCCTATGATCATGTCGACCCCCAGGCAATTAACTGTGATCAGTGTGACTCCTCCAAAGTTGTGGAACGCGATCCACGAAGCACCAAGGACCCGGTCATACATCACGGTGGTATCGCTTCAGGTAACCAGGTTATGCGAAGTTCGAAGCAACGCGATAGACTTGCGCAGCAACTGAACATTGTTTGTTTTGAGATGGAAGCTGCCGGTCTGATGAATATCCTCCCATGTCTTCCTATTCGAGGAATCTGTGACTACTCAGACTCccacaagaacaaggaatgGCAGAGATATGCTGCTGCCACGGCAGCTGCATACGCAAGAGAGCTGCTTACTGTTCTCGCTTCACAACCTGCTACCAGGCTATCCAGTGCAC GCCATATCCCCTATGGCATTCCTTTCAGTCTCCAAGATATGCCTGTTTCAGATCATTTCATCGACAGACCTGCAGATAGGGCCGCCCTCGAAGATTGCTTGTTACCAAAGCAAGGTGCAAACGCGAGACGGAAACTATTCATTCTTCATGGACTAGGTGGCATTGGCAAAACGCAACTAGCCGTCGACTTCGCTCGTCGCCATAAGACTGCCTTCAGCGCCATATTCTGGTTAGATGGTCGATCAGAGGACCAACTTAGACATAGCCTTGCAAACTGCGCCACTAGAATCCCTGAATTGAATGCATCAAATCAGGGTTCCAAGGATGAGTTGGACGCTGCGGTTatggccatgatgacttGGGTCTCTCGACCGGACAATACGCGCTGGCTGCTCATTTTTGACAATGTTGACCAAGAGCACCAACGAGGTGGTGCATATGGGTCTTACGATCTTAGAAAATATCTCCCAGCTGATCAAGGCTCTATATTGGTGACAACGAGACTATCCcgtcttcagcagctgggCGATTCGAAGGAGTTGACCAACGTCGACCACAGTCTTAGTTTGGCTATCATGGAAGAGTGGTATGGAGATAAGCTGG ATCCCGATTCATCCTCTAAGGAATTGCTCGAATTGCTCGAACTGCTTGAAGGATTGCCACTAGCGCTTGCACAGGCAGGATCTTTCCTACGCGAGACAGGTATCGATATTCCAACATATCTCCAAAACTACCATCTACAATGGGACAGACTTATGTCATCTGAGGATAGTCCCTTGGTAGACTACGAGCATGGAAGTGTTGCCACTACGTGGGCGGTTTCCCTTAATGcagtcaaggctgagaacGAAGATTCAGTCAATATATTGCGTCTCTGGGCGTTTATTAACAACAAAGACCTGTGGTTTGGACTGTTTGAAGTAGTTACAAACCGTTTATACACAGATCTGTGGCCCGCGTGGCTTTCCAACATAGCACGCGACACCCTCCGGTTCGCGAAAGCCATGGGCCTCCTCCTTCGCTACTCGATGATCCAAGCTCGTGTGGAGCCTAGAGGAAGCTACTCTATACACCCAGTAGTTCATCGATGGGTGCTGAATTTGGAAACAGATGCTCAGCAAAGGAGGGAGTTTGCAAGCCTAGCGCTGTGTCTAGTTGGCCATTCAGTCCCTCATGAGACCTCGACGGCATATTGGACGGTGAACCAAAGGCTACTCCCACACGCCGACTCTTGCTCTTTCTGGATTTGTCAGCCTGAATTTAAGCAGGAACAGAATCCTTTTGAGAGTCTCGCAATAGGCAGTTTGGGTCTACTCTACGACGATCTGGACAAGAGTAGTCAGGCTGAAGAAATGCATGTTCAAGCAATGTGGAGTTTAGAAAAGACATTTGGACGGGAACATGAAACAACACTAGCGATTATGAATAATCTCGCCATCAGCTATGCAAAACTTGGAAAGAAcgatgaagctcaagaaatCTTCGATCGAGTACTGCAAGGCAAAGAAAAAGTGTATGGGCATGACCATCCGTCGACTCTACATACAATTAGCAACTTAGCCAGTTTATATACAGGCCAGGGCAAGCTTTCAGAAGCAAAAAAACTATGTATTCGAGCATTGAATGGCATGGAGAGGACGCTTGAGCAGGACGATATTCCAGGTCATCTCCCGCGCGATATCTCGATACTGGAAACTACCTTCACGTTGGGACACATCTACAAAAAGGAATTGCAACTGGCCAAGGCCGAGGAATTATTCAATATGGCATGCATGGGGTACCAGAGGGAACGGGGGAGCGATCATCCGAGGACGCTTGATGCATTTTTTCATCTTGGGCAAGTTCTGTTCTTGCAGGGCAAACTGACCCAAGCAAAAGAGATGATAGTGAAATCAGTGGAAGGATATAAAAAAACACTGGGTCCTGCGAATAAGCAAACTTTAAAGCgcatttcttttttagaGGTGTTGTTTGCATCAAGGTAA
- a CDS encoding related to 2`-hydroxyisoflavone reductase encodes MTSFQNVALLGKGMLGTAILEQLVKGGYAVTLLSRDPSNIEGVPSDVKVVQVDYSSKESLVQALKGQDVAIATLGGAALAGQKLIIDASIEAGVKRYIPSDFGSFTTDLKARDLPAIQVMAEIQDYLREKADSGALEHTIFSTGAFLEYVLESPLVANLKNHSMELYDEGVHKFSSTSVSTIGSAITNALKVPDATKDRNLLIHEAVFTQAKILELAKKHSPPGTDWIVTQVDAQEALDRGIELINSDPTNPHAAFPWLKAAVLSGKYRAAYDKVDNELLGIRLLTEEEIEEKISAAV; translated from the exons ATGACCTCCTTCCAAAACGTCGCTCTTCTCGGC AAAGGCATGCTGGGGACCGCAATTCTTGAGCAGCTGGTCAAGGGCGGCTACGCCGTCACCCTCCTCAGCCGTGATCCCTCCAACATCGAGGGCGTTCCCTCCGATGTCAAAGTAGTCCAAGTCGATTACTCCTCCAAGGAGAGCCTCGTCCAAGCCCTCAAAGGGCAGGATGTCGCGATTGCTACTCTCGGAGGAGCTGCATTGGCTGGGCAGAAGCTTATCATCGACGCCAGCATCGAAGCTGGGGTCAAGCGCTACATCCCATCAGACTTTGGCTCGTTCACCACAGACCTTAAGGCACGAGACCTGCCGGCGATCCAAGTAATGGCAGAGATCCAGGACTATCTGCGCGAAAAGGCCGATTCCGGCGCTCTTGAACACACAATTTTCTCAACCGGTGCCTTCCTGGAATACGTTCTTGAATCTCCCTTGGTAGCCAACCTGAAGAACCATTCGATGGAGCTTTACGACGAGGGAGTGCATAAGTTCAGCTCAACCTCTGTTTCTACCATCGGAAGTGCCATTACCAACGCCCTGAAGGTCCCTGACGCGACAAAAGATCGAAACCTTCTCATCCACGAAGCCGTCTTCACTCAGGCCAAGATTTTAGAGCTGGCAAAGAAGCATAGCCCGCCAGGGACGGACTGGATAGTGACCCAGGTTGATGCCCAGGAAGCGCTGGATCGGGGCATAGAACTGATCAATAGTGATCCCACCAACCCCCATGCTGCGTTCCCCTGGCTGAAAGCTGCAGTTTTAAGTGGTAAGTATCGAGCGGCGTACGACAAAGTTGACAAcgagcttcttggtatcCGTCTCCTCacagaggaagagattgaagaaAAGATTTCCGCTGCTGTTTAA
- a CDS encoding related to HETEROKARYON incompatibility protein, which produces MAPYLYSPLPEGSIRLLRITPHPDKNSPVQCELFSFALSDSDSTYPYEALSYVWGSAEKPLSIVVNYLNFLVGTNLHAALVHLRHGSLERIIWIDAICINQGDTLEKGNQVQSMAEIYAKASCVVVWLGSASTTSDQALDNIREAALRNSTEGKDQKGIFQLLQRPWFQRIWVLQEVAAARYVLIKCGSTEIDGYAFCSGLNAMELSYKSYPSLQPLVRSVTYLIRGAIFRPRHVTTQSSRFSLDIRPLSELAEMYHTRKATERHDKVYALLGMSSDDPSEAGLYVDYTIPWSQVFHRLVKYVLSQSVSVKTWSDRELAVIDGKGLVLGEVSSVQRDPAWEDSQEVTIAWKNAYVEAGGMSSWAVQASAKSIQAGDIVCLLQGASRPMIIRLCHPYWAVVMISVPPTDAIARNGKGIEWSEISQSVTRFSHSFVLVWDWEMQPNESLGDQEIKYEELMVKEMQKGSMTDKLYIIAILANIGFVLHDLERHAEAEKYVRRSLRNFEKALKNVDNSNPASNSGSDTKTGAYIAAITEALLGFEGGWLPLRWASEDGYDLTIKLMLENVNPNMKNEAGRTPLSWASGHGYEALVNLLLGIEIVNPDTRDEKEWTPLLWAASKGHETIVKLLLDTKRVDPNAKEEPDETRRTRRTPLLLAAEGGHEAVVRMLLDTDAVDLSASAETGEASLLWAVKNGHVGVVQLLLQTGKIVPDAAEESEIEDESGRTPLMWAANNQHHDVVKLLLDTGKVDPEARDKCRRTAISLAAENGNDKIVKLLLSTDKADPDAADKDGRTPLILAAEGGFEKVVQLLLDTNKVNTSLKDNRGRTPLSSAAKNGHEAIVSMLAERNELSFQDLQRQILAPPKHEDFLNIRDEDYFDHRCQELFSNLRQWILRFSKFSDMRAARLTSEISDEKIIDRLDNVILDGSDVDTYLCDRVRRRDVFTSVAMSMLWEFVFTRYLFGLDRETRQKLKSLEKQLVGPPSAIRRWRATTLTLLSNRDSVQNQRDHDARAVSESIFQTLCAILPPPSNLESQLVSSLSQVTKEAVEVSVEMRSQKAEYMMLPPLQPEYDTNGDLASLVFFNAALMNERGDSSDLTNEEYEAQKSTVRIVLFPLVVKKGGDYGDGDDEIVVYPAQVLVAPKKSEKKNVELSS; this is translated from the exons ATGGCCCCGTATTTGTACTCACCATTACCAGAGGGTAGTATCCGCCTTCTTCGGATAACCCCGCACCCGGACAAGAACTCCCCAGTCCAATGCGAGCTATTCAGTTTTGCTCTATCTGACTCGGACAGCACCTACCCTTACGAGGCCTTGTCATACGTCTGGGGGTCTGCAGAAAAGCCTCTTTCTATCGTCGTGAATTATCTTAACTTCCTCGTGGGAACAAATCTTCATGCGGCGCTGGTGCATCTTCGACATGGCTCTCTAGAGCGTATCATATGGATTGATGCAATTTGCATCAATCAAGGAGACACGTTAGAGAAAGGAAATCAGGTCCAGTCAATGGCCGAGATCTATGCTAAAGCCAgctgtgttgttgtttggcTCGGGTCGGCGTCAACTACCAGCGATCAGGCATTGGATAACATCCGCGAAGCAGCACTCCGAAATTCGACAGAGGGGAAAGATCAAAAAGGTATtttccagcttctccaaagACCATGGTTTCAGCGCATTTGG GTCCTACAAGAGGTTGCCGCAGCCCGATATGTACTCATCAAGTGTGGCTCTACCGAAATTGATGGATATGCATTTTGCTCGGGCTTAAATGCAATGGAGCTCTCCTATAAAAGTTACCCGAGTTTGCAGCCCCTGGTTCGATCTGTCACCTATCTCATACGGGGAGCCATCTTCCGCCCTCGGCACGTTACAACACAATCCAGTAGATTTTCACTCGACATACGTCCTCTGAGCGAGTTGGCTGAGATGTACCATACCCGAAAGGCTACCGAACGCCACGATAAAGTCTACGCTTTGCTTGGTATGAGCTCCGATGATCCCAGTGAAGCGGGGCTATATGTTGACTACACGATCCCATGGAGTCAAGTATTTCATAGGCTGGTTAAATATGTACTTTCACAATCGGTATCTGTGAAGACTTGGAGCGACAGGGAGCTGGCTGTTATCGATGGAAAGGGCTTAGTTCTGGGCGAAGTCTCCTCGGTCCAAAGAGATCCGGCTTGGGAGGATAGTCAGGAAGTGACAATTGCCTGGAAGAATGCATATGTTGAGGCTGGCGGAATGTCGTCTTGGGCAGTCCAGGCCTCGGCAAAGAGCATCCAAGCAGGGGACATCGTGTGCCTTCTTCAGGGAGCGTCAAGGCCCATGATCATCAGACTATGTCATCCTTACTGGGCCGTTGTCATGATTTCGGTGCCTCCTACAGACGCTATTGCTCGAAATGGCAAGGGCATCGAGTGGTCGGAAATATCACAGTCAGTCACGAGGTTCTCACACAGCTTTGTCCTTGTCTGGGACTGGGAGATGCAACCAAATGAGTCTCTTGGCGATCAAGAAATAAAGTACGAGGAACTCATGGTCAAAGAAATGCAGAAGGGCTCAATGACAGATAAACTGTACATTATTGCAATACTGGCGAATATTGGATTCGTATTGCATGATCTTGAAAGACATGCCGAAGCTGAAAAGTATGTCCGGAGATCGTTGAGAAACTTTGAGAAGGCTTTGAAAAATGTGGACAACTCCAACCCAGCCTCGAACTCCGGAAGTGATACTAAAACTGGGGCATACATTGCAGCGATAACCGAAGCTCTTCTTGGATTTGAGGGCGGTTGGTTGCCACTGAGATGGGCGTCTGAGGATGGATACGACTTAACGATTAAACTTATGCTTGAGAATGTTAACCCGAACATGAAGAATGAGGCTGGTCGAACCCCGCTCTCTTGGGCATCAGGTCATGGCTACGAGGCTCTTGTTAATCTGCTTCTTGGAATCGAAATTGTTAATCCAGATACGAGAGACGAGAAGGAATGGACTCCACTGCTATGGGCAGCCAGCAAAGGACATGAGACAATTgttaagcttcttcttgacacGAAAAGGGTTGATCCAAATGCCAAGGAAGAGCCCGATGAGACCAGACGAACAAGGCGAACACCACTCTTACTCGCCGCAGAGGGTGGTCACGAGGCAGTAGTAAGGATGCTTCTTGATACTGACGCGGTGGACTTGAGCGCTAGTGCTGAGACCGGAGAAGCATCTTTGCTGTGGGCCGTGAAGAACGGGCATGTAGGGGTTGTTCAACTGCTACTTCAAACAGGAAAGATTGTTCCGGATGCTGCAGAAGAGAGTGAGATTGAAGACGAAAGCGGACGAACACCGCTTATGTGGGCAGCAAACAACCAGCATCACGATGTTgttaagcttcttctcgatacCGGCAAGGTCGATCCGGAGGCTAGAGACAAGTGCAGAAGAACGGCCATATCTCTCGCCGCGGAAAACGGCAATGACAAAATTGTGAAGCTGTTGTTGAGTACTGACAAGGCCGACCCTGACGCAGCTGATAAGGATGGACGAACTCCACTAATACTGGCGGCAGAGGGAGGGTTTGAAAAGGTTGttcagctgcttcttgatacaAACAAGGTTAATACAAGTTTGAAAGACAACCGCGGACGAACGCCTCTATCGTCAGCCGCCAAGAACGGCCACGAAGCTATTGTCAGCATGCTGGCTGAGAGAAATGAGCTGAGCTTCCAAGACCTACAGCGCCAGATCCTAGCACCCCCCAAGCACGAGGACTTTCTCAACATCCGAGATGAAGACTACTTTGACCATCGATGTCAAGAACTGTTTTCAAATCTTCGACAGTGGATCCTACGTTTTTCAAAGTTTTCGGATATGCGCGCTGCTCGCTTGACATCCGAAATTAGCGACGAAAAGATCATTGACAGGCTGGATAACGTCATACTCGATGGGTCAGATGTGGATACGTATCTCTGCGATCGAGTACGTCGTCGCGATGTGTTTACATCCGTAGCCATGAGTATGCTGTGGGAGTTTGTCTTTACTCGCTACTTGTTCGGCCTGGATCGAGAAACAAgacagaagctcaagagtctcgaaAAGCAGCTGGTCGGACCTCCTTCGGCCATACGGAGATGGCGCGCCACAACTCTGACACTGTTGTCTAATCGCGACAGTGTCCAGAACCAGCGTGACCATGATGCTAGAGCCGTATCCGAAAGTATCTTCCAGACCTTGTGCGCCATTCTCCCACCACCTTCCAATCTGGAAAGTCAGCTTGTTTCTAGTCTGTCGCAGGTGACGAAAGAAGCAGTTGAGGTTTCAGTCGAGATGCGCAGTCAAAAGGCAGAATACATGATGCTTCCACCTCTGCAGCCCGAGTATGATACGAATGGTGACCTTGCAAGCTTGGTCTTTTTCAACGCTGCTTTGATGAATGAGCGCGGTGATAGTTCGGACTTGACCAATGAGGAGTATGAAGCTCAAAAGTCAACAGTGAGAATCGTGTTGTTTCCCCTGGTTGTGAAGAAGGGAGGGGATTATGGTGACGGCGATGACGAGATTGTTGTTTATCCAGCTCAAGTGCTGGTAGCGCCAAAAAAGTCTGAAAAGAAGAACGTGGAATTAAGTTCCTGA
- a CDS encoding related to RTM1 protein, whose protein sequence is MANNPWTYDPSPAAAIIFLLLFTVATLWHAVLLFTRRTWYFIPLVIGGALEIVGYVTRYLGSRDLENLTFFIIQTLAILVAPALLAASIYMVLGRLVVLVHAETYLPVRPTWLTKIFVGGDILSFIIQIAGSGMLSSNFSLGKAIILVGLAIQLIFFGLFVVSAALFYRRLDANPTPTIFRLDACSSKGGWRGVMHVLFLTSALIFIRSVFRFVEFTGDHDSPMMTSEAYIYICDSLLMVGVMAALLYLHPSEYIRAPKDMNSLEGEEM, encoded by the exons ATGGCCAACAACCCCTGGACTTACGACCCTAGCCCTGCGGCTGCCATCatttttctccttctcttcaccGTTGCTACTCTTTGGCATGCGGTTCTTCTTTTTACTCGAAGAACCTGGTACTTTATTCCCCTTGTGATTGGTGGTGCCC TCGAGATTGTCGGCTATGTAACACGCTATCTAGGCAGCAGAGACCTCGAAAACCTCACGTTCTTCATCATTCAGACCCTCGCTATCCTCGTCGCACCCGCTCTTTTGGCAGCGTCTATATACATGGTCTTAGGCCGACTGGTGGTCCTCGTTCACGCGGAGACCTACCTTCCGGTGCGGCCAACTTGGCTGACAAAGATCTTTGTCGGCGGAGACATCTTGTCCTTTATTATCCAGATTGCCGGTTCGGGCATGTTGTCGAGCAACTTTAGCTTGGGCAAGGCCATCATCCTGGTCGGCTTGGCCATAcagctcatcttcttcggcctgTTCGTTGTTTCCGCCGCCCTCTTCTACCGACGACTCGACGCGAACCCGACACCGACAATCTTTCGGCTAGATGCGTGTAGCAGCAAAGGAGGATGGAGAGGAGTGATGCACGTCCTGTTCTTGACCAGCGCCTTGATCTTCATCCGGTCCGTTTTCCGCTTCGTCGAGTTCACAGGAGATCACGACTCGCCCATGATGACTAGCGAAGCTTATATCTACATCTGCGACTCTCTCTTGATGGTTGGTGTCATGGCGGCTCTGCTTTATCTTCACCCGTCAGAATACATCCGGGCCCCCAAGGATATGAACTCGCTGGAGGGAGAGGAAATGTAA